The sequence below is a genomic window from Paracholeplasma morum.
GTAATACCAGTGTTAACCCTAATATCCCATATAAGACAAACTCACCATCTAAGTTAATCACTTGTTTAATGCCTGTTGTCATAACCACCGATGAGGCCGTAATCGTAATCCCTTTTAGGAAATGCTTAACATGAGTTAAATTTCTGGCTTGTTTCCATAAGGGATAAATGAAAAACACCAATAGAATTCCCGGTAAAAATATACTTAAAGAGGATAAAATCCCAATCAATAAAGCATAAGGTGAATCGCTAAATGCCCTTGACCCTATAAATGACGCAAAACTGAATAATGGTCCTGGGATGGCTTGGTCAATCGCGTATCCAGCTAGGAAGTCTTCAAGACTGATTAACCCAGTTTGGACTAAGTCAGTAATCATTAACGGAATGACCACTTGTCCACCCCCAATAACCTGATACCCATATCGGTAAAATGAGACTAGCAAAGTGATTAATGTTTGATCAAATACAATAACCATTATCTCATTGAATATGGCAATACCGATAACGCTAATCACTATCCAATAATTGAGTTTGATTGAAGTCTTCAACAGTTTAGAATGATCATAGTGGGTGAGCAATTGGTATAACCCTCCAAGCAATAGTAACCCTGGAATTATCCACATCGAATAACTGACTAAGAAGTAGGATAGTGCTAACATCACAGTATATAACAAGATATTACTTTTATTCTTTCCTATCTTCAGGGTCATATTGATCCCTGCATATAAGATAAACCCTATGGCAACAGCTGGTAAGAACTGAATCATGTCATTCAATCTGCCGATAGATTTAATGACTCCAAAGAATAATCCAAATAGTCCCATAATCACAATCGCAGGCAATGCCCACACAAGAAAACTTAAGATTGCAAGTTTTTTACCACCGACATGATAACCTATCGCAGTGATGGTTTGAGTACTACTAGGACCAGGTACTAACGTATAAAGCCCGATAAGTTCACTGAGTTCATCTTCGCTTAAATAGCCTTTCTTCTTGACTAAGTAAGACTGAAACACACCATAATGAGCTTCTGGGCCACCATAAGATCCTAAAGAACATAAAAATACGTCTTTTAAAAATGTTAG
It includes:
- the chrA gene encoding chromate efflux transporter, whose amino-acid sequence is MKKENHLTFLKDVFLCSLGSYGGPEAHYGVFQSYLVKKKGYLSEDELSELIGLYTLVPGPSSTQTITAIGYHVGGKKLAILSFLVWALPAIVIMGLFGLFFGVIKSIGRLNDMIQFLPAVAIGFILYAGINMTLKIGKNKSNILLYTVMLALSYFLVSYSMWIIPGLLLLGGLYQLLTHYDHSKLLKTSIKLNYWIVISVIGIAIFNEIMVIVFDQTLITLLVSFYRYGYQVIGGGQVVIPLMITDLVQTGLISLEDFLAGYAIDQAIPGPLFSFASFIGSRAFSDSPYALLIGILSSLSIFLPGILLVFFIYPLWKQARNLTHVKHFLKGITITASSVVMTTGIKQVINLDGEFVLYGILGLTLVLLLTKKISAPLIVVLVLLIGLIF